The stretch of DNA agaaataggTGGCACAGTAGTTGCAATCACAACACTCCTCCTCAACGTTTAGTGCCACCATTTGATGACAGGCCCAACATACTTGAGAACCTACGTTGCTTCGTTGTTCCCAAAGGCTTGGTAAGCACGTCCGCTACCATGTGCTCAGTTGGACAGTACTCCAACTTGAGGAGACCCTGCTCACACAGCTGCTTAACGAAACGCCCTCTTGTCTTAATGTGTTTAGACCGACGGTTGATCCTTTCGGAGTTCACGAAACTTATACAGCTCTGGTTGTCTTCCATGACCGTTATGGGATCATCAACGGGTGCCCCCATCTCCTTCATTAACCCTTGCAGCCAGATCAACTCTTGCATAGCCTCGCTGAGAGCTACATACTCTGACTCCATGGAAGACAAAGTAACACACGTCTGTTTACGACTGGCCCATGAAACAACCGCACCAGCATAGAAGAACGCATATTCGGTTGTTGATTTCCTCGTCATCGCGTCGCTTGCCCAATCAGCGTCAACAAAGCCCATCAGTCCACCTCCAGTTCCATTGTAAACTAATTTCCAATGCTTTGTTGCTTTCAAATAGCGAACCACTCGCTTTGCCGCAACCCAACAAGCCTCTGTCGGAGCACTCACTTTACGGCCAAGTATCGCTGTACTAACAGCTATGTCCGGTCTCGCACACACCGCGGCATACAGAAGACCACCAACGAGACTTCTGTATTTGGTTTCGTCATTGAAAACAGCGCTTCTATCTTCCACTTTCAAAAAACCTTCGTCCATTGGCGTCTTAGCAACTTTTGCGTCCTTCAAACCAAACTTGTCTATCAGTTTATCAATATAGCCTTCGAGGCTCACACTGTAGTCACCGTTCTGTCGTTCAATTTCTagaccaagaaaataactcaaatgtcCCAGATCAGTGACCTCAAAATGCTTCTTCAACGATTGGTACACTGCGTTGATTTTGTTCTCATCTTCACAAGCAACAGCTATATCGTCCACGTACACCAACAGGAAAACTCTCTTACCATCTTCCAACTTCTGGTACAGACACGGATCAGCACTACTCTGCTGGAAACCCATATTCACCAAAACACTTTGCAGTTTTTGATTCCAGCAACGCGCGGACTATTTGAGCCCGTAGATGCTCTTTTTCAAGCGACAAACCAAGTGCTCCTTGCCTTTTACCTCGTATCCAGGTGGTTGCCGCCTAAACAAATCTTGCTCGAGCTCTCCATATAAGTAGGTCGTTTTTATGTCGAAGTGCTTGAGTGTCATTTTATTCTTGGCAGCCACAGAAAGCAACACGCGAAGAGTTGTGTGGCTTGTAACGGGAGCGAAAACTTGGTCATAATCTTCACCAAATCTCTGCGAATAACCTTGAGCCACCAGATGCGCCTTATGTTTGATCACCAGACCAGTTGAGTTCCGCTTCAATTTGAAGACCCAGCGGCAACCAACTACTTTCCGTCCGGCAGGTAATTCCACCAACTCCCAGGTTCCATTTTCCGCGTGAGATTTCAACTCACTCGACATTGCTGCTCTCCATTTAGCATTTTCTTCACAGCTTAACGCTTCCTTCAGATTCCCGGGTTCAACTTCCCTTTGCATAATACCCGTTGCGTATGCCTCCTCAATCAATCGGACAGGCGCAATTCCCTTGCTCGGACGTGACGATCTACGAGCTGTTTCATTCATGGGAAAACCTCGAAACGACGGCTCATCATCGGTCGCACTATCGTAATTCGACTCATCAAGATCGGGTTCACTTCCATTAGAATTATTAGTACCGGCATCGCTTACATCTGCGTTTGCTTCATCTGGATATGGAGTAGGCTCAAGTGACACCACTACTACTCCTCCTGTCTTCGAAGGCTCCTTCTCGGAAATATCATCATTACGTTGTTCCAAAAACTTTGCGTCTCTGCTTATAGTTATTCCTTTCGTTTCCAGGTTCACGAAGCGATAGGCCTTCTGCCCCTCGGCGTAACCAACGAACACTAGTTTATCGGCCTTTTTATCAAGCTTCCGACGCTCCTCCTTTGGAACATGCACATAGGCTTCCGATCCAAACACACGAAGATATCCGTACGAAGGTTTCTTCCTATACCACAGCTCGTACGGTGTAGATTCCACTGAAGATGTAGGCAAGCGATTCTGCAGATAGTTCGCAGTCGAAATCGCCTCCCCCCAGAACAGCTTATCCATTTGCGAATCTGCCAACAAACACCGCATCATCTcaacaaggtaccgatttttgcGCTCAGCTACCCCATTTTGCTGTGGGGAATACGGTGCAGTTCGTTGGTGCACGATTCCACGATCCGTCAAATATTGTAGGAGAGACTGACTGCCAAACTATCCACCGCCATCCGATCGTATTACTTTCGGATAACGTCCAAACTGGGTATGCATCAGTGCACAATATTCTCGAATCTTATCTTCAGCCTCCTACTTCTTTTGAAGCAGGTAGATGACTGTATAGCGACTGTAATCATCCACCATAGTCATGAAGAATCGACTACCACGCACTGCGGACACCTCCATCGGACCTCCCAAATCGGTGTGCACCAAATTCCCAACGGCGGTAGCCCTCGACGATGACACTTTCGGAAACGATTCACGGCTCAACTTGCCTTCACAACAGGGACCACAAACAGATTTCACGTCGCATCGATCCACTTTCAAACCGTGTCCCAAATCGTTCCAAACAATCTTTAACAATGCCTCCGTATCACGGTGCCCAAGACGACGATGCCACAGATGTATACACGAAGCTCTGTGATTAAAATCTGCTAACTTGGCTTGCTCTTGAAACTGCGTCAGATGATATAGGCCGCCCTTACGTTGGCCTACCAGAAGCACATTTTCGCCTTTCAGGACTCTGCACTCGTTCTTCTCAAACAAAACCTGAAACCCCAAATCGGTAATTCTACTTACAGAAAGCAGGTTTGTTGCTAGCGATGGTACGTGGTACACGTTGTCCAGCGAAACGTTCATCCGGCCACCCTTTCCGTTCACGGACACAAGTTTGCTGCTACCTACGCCAAGTGACTTAATGCACTGACCGTCAGCCAGCGAGATTCCTGTCTGTTTCGATTTGTCCAGGTTCTTCAGGGGAGACGCGTCGTTTGTCATGTGGGAAGTAGCACCTGAGTCGAAATACCACAACCCAGCGTCTTCAGCTTTCCCAACAAACAAACACAGATCCACTGTTTCTTCAGCCTCTACGGCCACGTTCGCCTTTTCACCAGGCCTTTCTTTCCTGTCCGCTATCAATTTTCTGCAGTCCCACCGAAAATGGCCTTCTTTCCCACAGTAatgacaaactttttctttcttgccatttttcttttttttatcccatttatttattttaaggctcattagcattttagctgtaacagagccgaattttaatcgtgtacatgtcacatggttatcatatatataattagcacattacacagttgccattcgccagtattccttctataccattacatatgttacattcacacagtagccatttaggcgtaagagttattctttctgttcttccattatccagttggaccaccggacagcggagacagttgattgatcattgttgagttatttatagaacagtagcccgatgtgtctggcagagcagagcagttgtatggatgaatcgatcttatttcgaccgtggattgatctccatcgctgatgattgttgcgtggacgtagctattctgtaacaacacaaagatggtcaatgagggccctgagttatgaactcacgatcgatcgcttactaagcgaacgcgcaaccaatgtggctacggagacccccaccATTTTTCTTGTcacttttaaaattttaaatcactagCACCACTGGACACCAATGCTTTCTCCGATTTCACACTATCTTGTGCTTGACGTCGACCTTCATCCAAAAGTTTCCCTTTAACGAAGTCAACCGTAAGGTCCACATCAGGCCTACTCTCCAGTGCCATTATCAAACCGTCAAACGATTTAGGCAAGCTGGATAGCATCAAGGCCACAAACGATGGATCCTTCATCTCTTCACCAAGTGCAATCAAACGAAGCCGCAATGACGTAAGCTGTTTCAGGTGTTCTCCAATGTTACCAGCCTCCGGCAACCGGGCAGCAAACATCTGGCGCATGATGTGAATTTTGCTCGAAAGAGATGACCGCTCATGGTAACCTTTGAGGGCATCCCACATCTTCTTCGACGTACGTGTCTGCATAACGTGAATTAACTGGCTATCGTCCAGTGCCAGACCAATCAGCGCCCTCGCCTTCTCGCCGTTCGCAAACCACGTAGCATCAGCGTTCTCGGGTTTTGGATCGGACACAACTTTGAGCACTTTCTCACGTGATAACAGAAGCTGCATCTTAAACTTCCAAATGGTGTAGTTCTGGTCACTCAGCTTCTCAATTGAAACGTGTGTTTCCGCCATCTTGTTTTCGACCCGCACGGACACGTTCACTCTTGACACGCAATCTCACGATAAACACTTTTTCGCGACGAAGAACTGCAAAACTTGAACCTTTCCGCAATcaactgggcccataacctattgGACTGTTATTTCCAGCGGAATTGAAAGGACAAGTTTAAACTAATCACGACAAACAAATAATCTTTATTCGAACGATGTTCACACTTTGAATAATTAAACACGAATGAAAAATGGTgtcgtccaccgttttgcttCCTCTTCACACAGGGCTGCCACCCGTTCAACCAACAATACCAACATGACAGCACGAAGAGCCaaggtgtatcgagaaataggTGGCACAGTAGTTGCAATCACAACAAATACAAGGTCATGCGACCAAATGCAATTTTGGAACAACGGTTATGGAGAGTGCTGGTATCGCAGTTGTCGATAAGGTGTTACAGTTTGTGGCTGTGCCGTTACGGGATAAACTTCTTCAGGAAACAAATTTGACAATCGATGAAATGATCAGGCAAGTGAACGCATACGAGACCTCAATGCCAGTGACCAGATCAGCGGAAAGAATATATCACAACATATGCCTAGAACAACTGAAATAATGCAAAGCATTCGAACATCTTGTAAGTATTGCGGTCGCTCTCATGGGACAGATCAACGATGTCCAACGTGGAACAAAACCTGTGGTCACTGCGGAATGAGAGGACATTTTCGTGTAACTTGTTTCAATCGTACTGGCAGAGGGTCAAGATGTTTTCCATCGTCATCAAACCCCGTGACGTCATCATTTCACACGTCGTCATCAAATAAACACTTATTCCAAGAcaggtctatggtactaggtgaggccgtttcgtcactaagttggttagggaagcagtatatgaaaacagcacggaagaaagtagaaggggaattatttgcttgtagcgtgaaagagacagactgatcacgagcgagcttcggcaatagcgtattgtgttttgtttacaaacaaaacacagtagatttccaagatggctgaagagtggttttagcaagttggcccaccttaagaTATACTACTACGCGCCTCGACTTATTCAAAAGAAATCATATGCAAGCTTTTCCTACCGCTGATTTATCGACTGGTAGGCCACCACAGAACAAGGTGAGTAAATATACACGGAAACCACATGCAATTGACGACACTGAAGCCGACAACGAAGAAATAGAACTTGTTGAGATGGTATCATCCGTTCATGATTCGGAGGAGCTGGTATGGGCCAATGTTGGCGGAGTATTGATCGAAATGCAGATCGATTCAGGAGTGCAATCAAATATAATAGATGATAAAACTTGGGAAATAATGGTCCGTAATGGAGTACAGACAATTGGTGGAAATCTGCAGTCAGATTGTAATTTTAAAGCATACGCTCAGAAAGATTGTGTCGATAGCAAAGAAGAGCAGGATCACTGGGCAGCAATCTTCAGGAAAATACGCAGTACACGTGGTGAGTTTTCTCCCAGGTAACACTCTCCAGAACGGCGACGCGATAGATAAGAGTTCTTCGATTCAGGTAAGTATACACATGtttattctatttgtatttcGTTGCAGGTAagtataactatttttatttctcCATAATTTCACCATTTAACAATTCACAGAGTATTTCAATAAAACTATTTCACGAattatttttcactgaactTCGAGCAGCTGGTCTTCATCGGTCAAAACCGAGCGGTAAAAAGAGACCCCGCATACGATTCAACAGCCTTTTATAGATGTTGGTTGGCggaagtgaaaattttaatttcctgGTTACTTCGATTGATTTTGTCATGTTTTTTGTAGCTTGAAGGTaataaattttcttgcaaacaATGTCGATCATTTCATACAGATGGCTCTGCATTCGTTCATCGAACATACTGGCCCCTCTGAAATCCCATTTCAGAAACTTCAAAATGTCGATTGCTCGTTGATGGCTGGTTGTGATGATGACCTCTTGCCCTTTTAGAAAAACTGGATGAGCTTACGGATTTATAATTCTGCTGTCTTCGTTGGTTCTTCTGATGGTGTTGCTGGTTGTGTTGTCGCGATGGGTAGCAAGCATATCTTCGATACGGgccgcacaaattttccgcTGGGTGTTTGAAGAGTTACCACTCGAGTGATCCCGTCTGCTCCGGGGTGCAGTTCGATGATTCGTCCTGTCGGCCAGTGCACAGGAGGAGTGTTCTCGTCCTTTATAACCACCAGGCGACCTTTCTCGATGACTACAGGTGGATTGCACCACTTCGATCGTGGTTGAAGCGTCGAAAGATATTCGTTGTGCCATCGCTGCCACAGATGTTGGAAAAGTTTCTGCGTGTGCTCCCAGTGTCGAAGTCGATTGGAGGGAATTTTCGTGAGGTCCATGTCCGGAATTGCTTTCATCGCAGAACCAATCAAAAAGTGTCCGGGAGTGAGTGGTTGGAAATCGGTGTGGTCGTCGCTGAGAGGAACGAGTGGCCTAGAGTTCAGGCAACACTCGATCTGCTTGAGTAGAGTTTGCATGTCGTCGTCAGCTAGTTTGTTGGGTCCGAGAATACGGTAGAAATGCTTCTGTGCTGACGCGATAGCAGCCTCCCACAAGCCCCCGAAGTTAGAAGCCTTAGGAGGATTGAAGCACCAGCGTATTCCATTCTTCATGCATTCTTGTTCAACTGCCTGCTGGTGATGCTCGTTGCGGAATAGACGACGAAGCTCGTTTGCTGCGCCCACAAAATTTCTCCCGTTGTCGCTGTGGATTTCGGAGCAGATTCCTCGTTGTGAGACGAACCTGCGAAGTGCCTGGATAAATTTTGCTGTGCTCAAATCAGGAACGAGCTCCAGATGTACTGCTTTTGTGCTGAAGCAAATAAAAACAGCTACGTAAGCCTTTCGTGGAGCTGCCTTTCGACTGACTGGCTTGAGTAGAATTGGACCCCAGTAGTCCACTCCTGAGACGGAAAATGGCCGCGCCGCGGTGACCCGTGATGCAGGAAGCTCGGACATAAATTGCTCCACGTGTTGTGGACGAACTCTATAGCAAGTCGTGCAGTTGTGAATCACAGCTTTCGCAAGCTTTCTGGCTCCTGTGATCCAGAAGCGGAGACGAATAATGGTGAGCAATAGTTGTGTAGCTGCGTGAAGATGTTTGTGGTGATAACCTCGAACCAACAGTAGGGAAAAGCGATGTGACGACGGTAGAAGAATTGGATGTTTGACTTCGAAAGGCTTTTGCGATCGTTCCAATCTGCCTCCAATGTGTATCAGGCCATCTGGTGCTAGGAAAGGATGAAACCATCGTAGAGGTGATTTGGCGGAAATGGGTTTTCCCTGCTGAAGCTTAGTCCAGTCGCTGTTGAAGCATTGTTGTTGAACTAATGAGATCAGCGTTTTCTCGGCCTTGGAGACTTCATCAGAGCTGAGACTAGACCTTTTTGGACGTGGCCTGGCGAGACAGTTGTGACGAAATCGTTGACAATAAGCGAGTACACGCAGCATGCGATCGTAGCTGGAAAATTTCTCCACGAATAAGTCCAGGAACGTGGGTTCGGCTATGGCGGGAACTGAGGCAACTGGTGTTTTTCTGATTTCTAGTTGGGCATCCGAAGGTTCCAGTTCGTTGTGCAGCTGGATTGGCCAACTGCTGGAAtgttgttgcaacaaaaagggTCCGCTCCACCAAAGTTCATTCAGGAATAGCAGCTCTGCTGTTGTCCCACGCGAGATGCAGTCTGCAGGGTTCTGTTGTCCTGCCACATGATGAAAATGACATCCAACCGTGGCgagttgaatttttgaaacacgGTTCGCCACGAAAGTTGTCCATGTTGATGGGGTGGAATTCAACCAGCTGAGTACCACCGTCGAATCGACCCAAAAGAATGTTTCGGCTGACAGTTCAAGAGACGCAGTAATTTTCTCGTACAATTGTGACGCAATCTGGGAGAGAGCTATGCGTTTGGTAAGCCTCTCCTCGCAAACATTTGGCAGTTCGATCTTGTAGCGCAGGTTGTCCGTCGATGGTTCCCAATGTAAGCCTAGGGTTTTGATGCATGAATCTCGATCGAAGTCCACGGATGCCTGAAGAGCTCGGTTGTCCAACGAAACTTCCTCTAATACGGATGGCTCATTCGAAGCCCATTTACGGAGTTGGAATCCTCCCTTGTTGAGAAGGGACTCAAGCTGCTGCCGAAGTGTGATGGCTTCTTGCACGGAATCCGCGCCTGAGAACAAGTCGTCCACATAGAAATCCCTTTTCAGGACCGTCGCAGCTTGTGGATACTCGTACCGCTCGTCTTCGGCCAATTGTTGAAGGACACGTGTCGCTAGAAATGGAGCACTAGCCGTCCCATAGGTAACCGTCCTCAATTCGTAGGCCTCGAGAGGATCGTCCGGGGAGAATCGCCACACAATTCTCTGAAGCGGAATATCCTTTTCGTCCACCAGTATCTGTCGGTACATCTGTTTGATGTCAGCGATTATCATTATAGGTCGGATCCGGGATCGCATGATGATTGACCTGATGTCCTCTTGGGTGACTGCACCTACCATGAGTGCGTCGTTTAGGGAGGGACCGGACGGTGTTTTACAAGACGCGTCGAAGACTACGCGTAACTTTGTTGTAGAGCTGTCATCACGAACAACGCAGTGGTGAGGAAGATGATAGGACGGAGATGGTGCTGTCTCATGGTCGTACACTCGATGCATATGTCCGAGGGCACGGTATTCTTCCAGAAAGTCGCAGTATTGTTTCCGGAGATTTTCATTATGCCACAGACGGTTTTCCGGAAGACGAAAACGGCGAATAGCAGTACGACGATTGTCTTCCAGCTTGGAGAGAATGTCGTTTCTGACTGGTAGACGAACTATATAGCGTCCTTCTGAATTTCTACATACGTTGCGTTGAAAGTGTTCTTCACCGAGTAGTTTGCAGAGCCGCTATCTTCCTCGACAGTCCAGAATTTTTCCATTTGCTGATGAAGATCTACGACGGTGGCAATATTAACCGATGCTGGAGCTGATGATTGGCCAGTCGATTTTCTTCCGGAAACGATCCAGCCAAAGACGGATTTCACGAACAGTGGACCATTGGAATCAAGCTGAATTCTGCCAGAGGCTTTGAACAGGTCAAAGAATAGTTCGGCACCTAATATGATGTCGATGGGAGCAGTTTGGTGAAACAATGGGTCCGCGAGTTGGATCCCGGTAGGAATTTTCCAAGATGAAACGTCAAATGAATTAGACGGTAGATCGACAGTCACTCGTGGTAGGATAACGAAGTCAACCGGAGCAGAGTATTACTAGAGAACGCACCGTAGAAACAATTTTGAAGCGAGCATGTGTCGAACGTTGTCCTATTCCAGCGATCGGGAGATTAATTTTCTGACGTTTGATTTTGAGCCGCCGTATGAATGACTCTGTTGCAAAGCAGCACTCACTGCCGGAATCCAAAAGTGCTCTGGCATGGTGTCCAATACCATTGTCGTCAACCACCAATACAATCGCTGTTGCCAGAACAACGCTTTTCACTCCACGACCTGATGAAG from Toxorhynchites rutilus septentrionalis strain SRP chromosome 3, ASM2978413v1, whole genome shotgun sequence encodes:
- the LOC129773772 gene encoding uncharacterized protein LOC129773772, translated to MHRVYDHETAPSPSYHLPHHCVVRDDSSTTKLRVVFDASCKTPSGPSLNDALMVGAVTQEDIRSIIMRSRIRPIMIIADIKQMYRQILVDEKDIPLQRIVWRFSPDDPLEAYELRTVTYGTASAPFLATRVLQQLAEDERYEYPQAATVLKRDFYVDDLFSGADSVQEAITLRQQLESLLNKGGFQLRKWASNEPSVLEEVSLDNRALQASVDFDRDSCIKTLGLHWEPSTDNLRYKIELPNVCEERLTKRIALSQIASQLYEKITASLELSAETFFWVDSTVVLSWLNSTPSTWTTFVANRVSKIQLATVGCHFHHVAGQQNPADCISRGTTAELLFLNELWWSGPFLLQQHSSSWPIQLHNELEPSDAQLEIRKTPVASVPAIAEPTFLDLFVEKFSSYDRMLRVLAYCQRFRHNCLARPRPKRSSLSSDEVSKAEKTLISLVQQQCFNSDWTKLQQGKPISAKSPLRWFHPFLAPDGLIHIGGRLERSQKPFEVKHPILLPSSHRFSLLLVRGYHHKHLHAATQLLLTIIRLRFWITGARKLAKAVIHNCTTCYRVRPQHVEQFMSELPASRVTAARPFSVSGVDYWGPILLKPVSRKAAPRKAYVAVFICFSTKAVHLELVPDLSTAKFIQALRRFVSQRGICSEIHSDNGRNFVGAANELRRLFRNEHHQQAVEQECMKNGIRWCFNPPKASNFGGLWEAAIASAQKHFYRILGPNKLADDDMQTLLKQIECCLNSRPLVPLSDDHTDFQPLTPGHFLIGSAMKAIPDMDLTKIPSNRLRHWEHTQKLFQHLWQRWHNEYLSTLQPRSKWCNPPVVIEKGRLVVIKDENTPPVHWPTGRIIELHPGADGITRVVTLQTPSGKFVRPVSKICLLPIATTQPATPSEEPTKTAEL